A region from the Ovis aries strain OAR_USU_Benz2616 breed Rambouillet chromosome 22, ARS-UI_Ramb_v3.0, whole genome shotgun sequence genome encodes:
- the TEX36 gene encoding testis-expressed protein 36: protein MVKGRRFNPPLDKDGRWFPHIGLTQKMPESITSTMLKESHSPRLSRQVEEKLPPIYKLREKQAVNNNFPFSAHDNRHSFQDSGFYLDSGLGRKKISPEKRQHVSRNFNLWACDYVPSCLDGFSNNQISYVYKEAVVVPIFRRFPRHHHEIWNTFKFMPQQSYTEFRKKNPKVRFLINKKTSSPLTLPKDP, encoded by the exons TTCCCTCACATTGGACTAACACAAAAGATGCCAGAATCCATCACAAGTACGATGCTGAAAGAGTCCCACAGTCCACGTTTATCTCGGCAAGTGGAGGAGAAGCTTCCGCCAATCTACAAATTGCGGGAGAAG CAAGCAGTAAATAACAACTTCCCCTTCTCTGCTCATGACAATCGTCACAGCTTTCAAGACTCTGGGTTCTACCTTGACTCT ggcttgGGACGTAAGAAGATCTCCCCAGAAAAAAGGCAACACGTTTCAAGAAATTTCAATCTTTGGGCATGTGACTATGTTCCATCTTGTCTCGATGGCTTTTCAAATAACCAAATATCATACGTTTATAAGGAAGCTGTGGTGGTCCCAATTTTCAGACGCTTTCCAAGACATCATCATGAGATATGGAACACTTTTAAATTTATGCCCCAGCAAAGCTATACAGAGTTTCGGAAAAAGAATCCAAAAGTAAGGTTCCTGATTAACAAAAAGACCAGTTCTCCACTAACCCTTCCAAAAGATCCTTGA